From Erigeron canadensis isolate Cc75 chromosome 8, C_canadensis_v1, whole genome shotgun sequence, one genomic window encodes:
- the LOC122610137 gene encoding uncharacterized protein LOC122610137 produces the protein MDSDELSGSSNGSGDYEERFQNVILRAAKLDRRRITKQPAPIIHRRVPVDRDRIQVHVRLMRDYFADEPRYNARLFRRRFRMSTNLFERIVGDLEARYPYFQTRYDRAGRRGFAGVQKCTSAIRQLAYNVNSDFLDEYLQCLSEHQGKLAYYFVLCIYDVHEQVLGFPGMIGSIDCMHWPWLMCPAWRGRYTSGHVGRPSLILQAVASNDLWIWNAYFGQQAPFWANGNHYEKGYYLGDDIYPEYATFVKTFSDPIDKKIRHFKKKQESARKGIERAFGVLKNQWKVLKHPSLYWDKKSIQDVCYACIILHNIILEDENKVVCQDYNAQEPSQNPDYWRHLTPMEVRIQNMHAVKNRETHNMLTADLVDHIWANTPHDFKPPADPFADLRDYVSTDDDDSD, from the exons ATGGATTCCGATGAATTATCCGGATCTTCTAACGGGTCTGGCGATTACGAAGAGCGTTTCCAGAATGTGATTCTTCGAGCCGCCAAACTAGATAGACGGCGGATTACAAAACAACCTGCCCCAATCATTCACCGAAGAGTACCAGTTGATCGTGATCGTATTCAAGTACACGTGCGTTTGATGCGTGACTACTTTGCTGATGAACCGCGATACAACGCAAGACTTTTCAGACGAAGGTTTCGTATGTCAACAAATTTATTTGAGCGGATAGTCGGTGATTTGGAGGCTAGGTACCCTTATTTTCAAACGAGATATGACCGTGCTGGGAGAAGAGGGTTCGCCGGGGTACAAAAGTGTACATCTGCAATTCGTCAATTGGCATACAACGTGAATAGTGATTTTCTTGACGAGTATTTGCAATGTCTGAGCGAACATCAAGGGAAACTTGCCTACTATTTTGTGTTG TGTATATACGATGTCCATGAACAAGTTCTTGGTTTTCCCGGTATGATTGGTAGTATAGATTGTATGCATTGGCCATGGTTGATGTGTCCGGCGTGGCGAGGTAGGTACACTAGCGGGCATGTGGGTAGACCATCATTGATCCTTCAGGCTGTAGCATCCAACGATCTATGGATTTGGAATGCGTACTTTGGACAACAAG CTCCGTTTTGGGCAAACGGAAACCATTACGAGAAGGGCTACTATTTGGGCGACGACATCTATCCGGAATATGCTACATTTGTGAAGACCTTTTCTGACCCGattgataaaaaaataagacATTTTAAGAAGAAACAAGAGTCGGCACGAAAGGGTATCGAGCGAGCTTTTGGTGTGCTTAAAAACCAATGGAAGGTTCTAAAACATCCATCACTATATTGGGACAAAAAATCTATCCAAGATGTTTGTTATGCTTGTATCATTTTACATAACATAATCCTGGAGGACGAAAACAAGGTCGTATGCCAAGACTACAACGCCCAAGAACCGAGCCAAAATCCGGATTATTGGAGACACCTAACTCCAATGGAAGTTCGGATCCAAAATATGCATGCCGTAAAAAACCGTGAAACCCACAACATGCTAACGGCAGATTTAGTTGACCATATTTGGGCGAACACACCACATGACTTCAAGCCTCCAGCCGATCCCTTTGCCGATCTTCGAGATTATGTTAGCACCGACGACGACGACTCTGATTAG